The Cloeon dipterum chromosome X, ieCloDipt1.1, whole genome shotgun sequence genome includes a window with the following:
- the RpL37A gene encoding large ribosomal subunit protein eL43, which produces MAKRTKKVGVCGKYGTRYGASLRKSVKKMEITQHSKYTCSFCGKDAMKRSCVGIWSCRRCKRTVAGGAWVYSTTAAVSVRSAVRRLRELKEQ; this is translated from the exons ATG GCTAAGAGAACCAAGAAGGTTGGAGTGTGCGGAAAATACGGCACCAGATATGGTGCCTCGCTGCGTAAATCCGTCAAGAAGATGGAAATTACTCAGCACTCTAAGTACACCTGCTCTTTCTGTGGCAAG gATGCCATGAAAAGGTCTTGCGTGGGAATCTGGTCTTGCAGGAGGTGCAAGAGGACTGTGGCCGGAGGAGCATGGGTATACAGCACCACTGCTGCAGTTTCTGTTCGCTCCGCTGTCCGAAGATTGCGCGAACTTAAggagcaataa
- the LOC135945690 gene encoding zinc finger and BTB domain-containing protein 14-like — MPKENASKVFRLKWDNHLQNLSCLFDALLEEQKFVDVTLCCDGGMLRAHKVILSSCSPFFDVLLREHPANNPIIVMNDVPVAEMKKVLEYMYKGELNVVQDEIESFVETATMLAVRGLSDKLLSKGKPDSSVDLEEPVDYEPDVEDMDDKDDDTPPGLELFSNDDLNGLEILPIPNSYASSSLSTDSKDSTSNNLLVSLLQGNPDVTLSKKPSSHKSINMKPSDVLSTSMIEQLMVDVKPEPFGLDTTADLLGFQALHHLDGPFDDDDDPANISLDQDVKIMQPQQDSSSEFRPFKCDFCHLAFFRSAHLKRHRRLHTGEKPYECELCGKSFARQDKLKQHVLRHGPTGAAVLQNKIAAKLKVPAASSSVRPVRSIAPRPSSDGGFLAAPGSSSSSAAAAVAGQPQAATERLLRSVQDLGECTIQPCPPQARQ, encoded by the exons ATGCCCAAGGAGAACGCGTCCAAAGTGTTCCGCCTCAAGTGGGACAACCACCTGCAGAACCTGAGCTGCCTGTTCGACGCGCTGCTCGAGGAGCAGAAGTTCGTGGACGTGACCCTGTGCTGCGACGGCGGCATGCTCAGGGCGCACAAGGTCATCCTGTCCTCGTGCAGCCCCTTCTTCGACGTGCTGCTGAGGGAGCACCCGGCCAACAACCCCATCATCGTGATGAACGACGTGCCCGTCGCCGAGATGAAGAAGGTGCTCGAGTACATGTACAAAGGCGAGCTGAACGTCGTGCAGGACGAGATCGAGTCGTTCGTCGAGACGGCCACCATGCTCGCCGTGCGCGGACTGTCCGACAAGCTGCTCAGCAAGGGCAAGCCGGACTCCAGCGTCGACCTCGAGGAACCCGTGGACTACGAGCCGGACGTCGAGGACATGGACGACAAGGACGACGACACGCCGCCAGGACTGGAACTCTTCTCAAACGACGACTTGAACGGACTGGAAATTCTGCCCATACCCAACTCGTACGCCAGCTCCAGCCTGAGCACGGATTCCAAGGACTCGACTTCGAATAACCTCCTCGTTTCATTGTTAcag GGTAATCCGGACGTGACGCTATCGAAAAAGCCCTCATCTCACAAATCGATTAATATGAAGCCCTCGGACGTTTTGTCCACCTCGATGATTGAGCAACTGATGGTGGACGTGAAACCTGAACCCTTCGGACTGGACACTACGGCAGACTTATTAGGATTCCAAGCACTGCATCACTTAGACGGACCGTTTGATGACGACGATGACCCGGCGAATAtatca CTGGACCAGGACGTGAAGATCATGCAACCGCAGCAGGACTCATCCTCAGAGTTCCGGCCGTTCAAGTGCGACTTTTGCCACCTGGCGTTCTTCAGGTCGGCGCACCTGAAGCGGCACCGGCGGCTGCACACGGGCGAGAAGCCGTACGAGTGCGAGTTGTGCGGCAAGAGCTTCGCGCGCCAGGACAAACTGAAGCAGCACGTTTTGCGGCATGGCCCGACCGGCGCCGCCgtgctgcaaaacaaaatcgcGGCCAAACTCAAAGTACCTGCAGCCAGCTCATCGGTGCGGCCAGTGCGCAGCATCGCCCCCAGACCCTCCTCCGACGGCGGCTTCCTCGCCGCGCCGggctcttcctcctcctcggcggcggcggcggtggcagggCAGCCGCAGGCCGCGACCGAAAGACTGCTCAGGTCGGTGCAGGACCTCGGCGAGTGCACCATCCAGCCTTGCCCGCCGCAGGCCCGCCAGTGA
- the LOC135946126 gene encoding probable G-protein coupled receptor Mth-like 3, whose translation MKASIFAFLLFIGQSSAKDFCNEKLRTYVTEAEELINGTLLTTDGEQYPKGTFWKEEEGFWWACPCLLHPCIRVCDHAFATEIFQVLLEDAPAPIPWDEIYYANKTASRGRFKYVHEAVCEDIAYFLDKGTFKILDNGELELEGQEQNLDATHYCVHHVEENAAHVIHCIEPEEYHPPLKFNLYPPFFILSSIFLLLTILALVLTPEIKSFHSKCVVCHSACLVVAFIALTLNYLHGNPDERVLCVTIGYTALYSFHASVFWLNSLCVDIFLIFKGVVRTRGGTRFVKFTVYSLGAPMAITIVALIFNLINDEDSIFNSRLGENSCWMEDGSYALWMFFLGPTLMLLMANLALLLFTASAFNVTRTEPESVRALKKTMQQQDSNVHNMQPRWLYVKLSVLVGFPWIIEVLHPIVGGADAYWYIPDVLNASRGAFVFFLCVVQNEEVMKSLRGTFWKQRGDGSLEANTSSSEPAKLAATQV comes from the exons ATGAAAGCAAGTATTTTCGCCTTTTTGCTGTTCATTGGCCAGTCATCAGCTAAAGATTTCTGCAATGAAAAACTCCGAACATATGTGACGGAAGCCGAGGAACTGATAAACGGCACACTCTTGACCACCGATGGCGAACAATATCCCAAAGGCACCTTTTGGAAAGAGGAAGAAGGATTCTGGTGGGCCTGTCCCTGCCTGCTACACCCCTGCATACGAGTTTGCGATCATG cattCGCAACAGAAATCTTTCAAGTTTTATTAGAAGACGCGCCTGCGCCTATCCCGTGGGATGAAATCtattatgcaaataaaactGCGTCCAGAGGGAGATTCAAATACGTACACGAGGCGGTGTGTGAAGacattgcatattttttagacAAAGGTACATTCAAAATACTTGATAATGGAGAACTGGAGTTAGAGGgccaagaacaaaatttggaTGCCACGCATTACTGTGTTCACCATGTG GAGGAAAATGCTGCTCATGTAATCCATTGCATAGAACCAGAGGAATATCATCCACCTTTGAAGTTCAACCTGTATCCTCCATTTTTCATACTGAgctcaatttttctgcttttgacCATCTTGGCATTGGTCCTCACCCCAGAAATCAAGTCGTTTCACTCAAAGTGTGTGGTCTGTCACTCTGCCTGTCTGGTGGTTGCTTTCATCGCCTTGACACTAAATTATCTGCACGGCAACCCTGATGAGAGAGTGCTATGTGTTACGATCg gaTACACTGCACTTTATTCGTTCCATGCCTCCGTGTTTTGGCTAAACTCTTTGTGTGTTGACATCTTCCTTATTTTCAAAGG GGTCGTTCGCACTCGAGGTGGTACTCGCTTTGTGAAGTTTACGGTCTACTCGCTTGGAGCTCCGATGGCCATTACGATTGTTGCTCTGATTTTCAATCTGATAAATGACGAAGACTCAATATTCAACTCGAGATTGGGAGAAAACTCATGCTGGATGGAGg ATGGCAGTTACGCCCTGTGGATGTTCTTTCTGGGACCAACTCTAATGCTGCTGATGGCTAACTTGGCCTTATTATTGTTTACCGCTAGTGCCTTTAACGTGACTCGCACGGAGCCGGAATCGGTGCGCGCCTTGAAGAAAACCATGCAACAGCAAGATTCCAATGTCCATAATATGCAACCCCGATGGTTGTACGTCAAATTATCAGTACTGGTCGGCTTTCCCTGGATCATTGAGGTCCTTCACCCTATTGTCGGTGGTGCCGACGCGTACTGGTATATCCCGGATGTTCTCAACGCCTCCAGGGGCGCTTTTGTCTTTTTTCTCTGCGTGGTACAAAATGAGGAAGTTATGAAAAGCTTAAGGGGCACATTTTGGAAGCAGCGAGGCGATGGAAGTTTGGAAGCTAATACCAGTAGTTCGGAACCTGCAAAATTGGCTGCAACTCAAGTTTAA